AAGGACCAGGAAAGGTGAGGGCCAgcattattatttcaaatgtgacattttacgACAAGGCCTTGTCTGCATCCACAGCCTAGCGTTAGCTAGCGTTACTTGGAGGTCATGTCCGTCATTTGACAGGAGCGTTATTATAATGCTAGGACAATTAGCCAGACTCAGAGGCAACTACAGTTTCTCCCTTTTCGCGGTAACAGAATATTTAGAGATGAGGACAGACTTCAGACAACAAGTGTTGATTTGTTGACGGAGAGACTAAGATGGTGACATGTTGGTTAGCATTTGCTTTGTGGCTCAGAGGTGGCTCCGTGTTAGCTAACTCAGTCAATAATGCCTCGCTAGCATACAGCTTTAGAAAACATAATAAGTCAGCCGAAAATGTCTGGCCAACATTTGTTGTGATACATATATCTTGGTAAGACACcagcacattcagttttttacaGTAAGGCGACTATTACTACCTCAACGGAGTTGTTTTGGGCTTCCGGGTGTAACTAAAGGTCACAGCAGTACCGTATCCAAACCACAGGTGAACCTGGGGAAAGGTGCTCCTGACGTTGTGGGTTTATTAAGAGTAGACTGCCTGTAGCAGTTTTATCTTGTCTCAGATTTTCTGCTAATGACGATAacgtggatttttttttttctacatcttaTTGATAAGTAAACATAATAAAGGAGTGTGGCGTTAATACTGTATCTTTGTGTCCTCATTGCATTCTACAAGGAAACCAATCGGTTTAATGCAACATGTATTTTGTCATGTAAACTAAGTCACATGAGGACTGACCTTAAGAGATTCAGAGTTAACATTCTTGACCTTTTGATATTATGTTTAAGCTATTTTTAATAGGCAAAataattcactttatttttctgtatgacATTTGATGAGATCTTCAAATGCACGCAAAAAAACTGCACACCCAGAGACTCCTACGAACCGCTCACAGTGACCAGTGCAAAACTGCTGTCCCTGCGCACACAAAGAATTTGTCAAGaaattaaaaggggaaaaaatggggaaatggAAAAGTAAAAAGTGCACTTTTGTCATGTAACTTCACAGGCAATATCTGaactttaaatgtaatttttgccCAGAatccttctttcatttttgactGCTTTGTATTACTTGTATGTACTACAGAGCTCTCTGTACCGATGTCCTGCACATAGTACTGagactttataaataaattgtaaaattacTTGTTCATTGTCAgtccaaaaaatgaaatgtgtacCAAGTGTGGAAGTCAAGTGTTTTCTACAGggttcaataaaaaaaaaagttgttgattagtaaataatttaatcaaaagGACTGCATTAAATTTTCTTGGAGTTTCACTGTGTCATAATACTCGTCTTTTTACAGAACCTGCCATTTTCCGTGGACAATAAGTGGCGTCTGCTGGGCATGATGGTGTTGTTCTTTGGCAGTGGCTTTGCATTCCCCTTCATTGTTGTCAGACATCAGCTCCTGAAGAAGTAAAATGGCCCAGTGCTATTATTCACCATTCGAGGTAATTATGACTGCCATGTTTATCTAGAATATCTTCTTTAATCAAAATGTCAGGATGATGTGGCATTTACTTCAGCCTTGGTTTGAATAGTGACAAATGTCATGCAGATTCATATTGCGGCTATGTTGTTTAGATAAGCTTGTACTTTAGCAAGTTAATGTGACAGTTTATTGCCGACAATGATGTATTTCAGGTGGGAGCAGGTCTAAAATATTGTCAAATTTATCTCCACTGTTGTTTACTCAGAAATTGCTTTTCAATCATCAAATGTGTGCAAGTCATGTTATCactttttgtcatattttcttGTTCTCCGTGCAGGTCGTCAGCTGGAACATATTTATCCATCAGAGTTCTGTCCCTGCAGAAAAATGGGAATCTCATAATTGtctttgtaaataaagtttCCTCAAATATGAACATGTCTATTCTTATTTCTTGCACAATGCAGGCATATTATGGTGCAGATCCTAGAAATGGTAGAAGaatgtctttttatattgtCAGAGCATCCAGTATTTAAATATTGGCTGAATATGGGCTGCTGTGTTGAATGTGATTTAATGTCCACAACTAGTGGTTATCCAGATTTATGAATTCTATTTCCATGTCTAAAAATACATATGAATATAAACACTAATATAACACTAATCTACATATAAATATGTAGATTAGTGCATtctgaaagtattcagaccccttcaattttttcacattttatgtagcagccttatgctaaacCATTTAGATAAAATTTTTCCCCTGCATCattctacactcaataccccataattgctgtggagattttgctgattattgatCAACTCAGTGAAGAAAGTGTCCAAGAGCCCAAGATGTCTTCtgccaaaaatatttattgaagcctggccaaggagaatggagaaattatcaatacaagtttatgtgcatgatgccaTCCCCCCCATGTTCTGTCTTTTAACCCCTACAAATTATGTCGCAGATACCTTAAGACCAGAAACTCAATACCTCTACAATATGTGGAGTTAGTTTATTGGTTTGCTGTTCAGTacacaggaaaatgttttaaaccGTTTTAGTTCCGATCACGttgcatgtagccttcagtaTAATGTCAGTGCATCCTCGTCTGGAGCCAATGTTATCCGTCTATGCCCATGGATTTTAGGAGACTCCAATCTGTGGTGTCTAGGGAATCAAAAGcagccatctcctttgaccttggctacAACAGCAATGCTGCG
Above is a genomic segment from Xiphias gladius isolate SHS-SW01 ecotype Sanya breed wild chromosome 19, ASM1685928v1, whole genome shotgun sequence containing:
- the LOC120804834 gene encoding cytochrome c oxidase subunit 7C, mitochondrial: MLGQAVRRFTTSAIRSSHYAEGPGKNLPFSVDNKWRLLGMMVLFFGSGFAFPFIVVRHQLLKK